TGGACGTCCCGATAGACTGGTGTTTGTGAATATGTCTTTGGGGAATTTCGTATAGATTGTTTGACCTATTATCTGTCTGAATGTCTAAAGCCACAGGTGACAGTTCGCCGTCAGCACACATATGGGATTTCTCTCCAATGTCATGGTCATAGAGGTCATGATGCTCTAGCGCCCGCTCAACCTTCTCCGTGATAGCGTACATCTTGAAGCTAACCGAAGGACCGACCCTCGCAACGTAATCTGCTCTAGCCAACGCTGCCATCCGATTGTAAGGGTAGCGGGGACTGTTCATTGTCAGCTCCACTAAACTGGGTACAGTCTGTCGTTTCCCGTCATACATCGCCTCTAGAACGTCAAAATACCAATGCGAGTGAGGCGGCCTCGATACCACAGGTAACGCACGACCGTTTCCGGAAGTTCCGGAAACACCCCGGTTCGACCCAAATACCTCCAAGCCCTCCGAACAGGTATGCCAGAGACACAACCTCAGATCGACGGAGAGGTGAGCGACTGAGATGCCCGAGTGCTGCCCCGAATGCGGGAATCCCGACCTCACACCAGAGGGCGGGTGCCCGTTCTGCCATCGGTGCGGGTGGAGCGAGTGCGGCTAGCCGATCGACGCCCACACGAGAGAGGCACCGGACTTAATTCCGTGCGCGCTCACTATTGACGGCATGGCTACGGACAGTCCCCAGGAAGCGCAATCGGCCGAGGGGGACGCGACGACGGCGGAGGATGCGACGGAGGCCCCGATCGCGCCCTACCCGCCCAACTGCGGGCCGCCCACGTTGCATATCGTCCACCAGATGCGCGATCCGCTGGCGTTCGCCGAGCGGGCGCTCGCGACGCGGGACGTCGTGCGACTGCACCAGTTCGGACAGGGCGACATCTACGGCGTGGGCCACCCCGAGCACGCCAAACGAGTGCTGCTCACCGACCGCGAGAAGTTCCGCAAGTCCGCGGACTTCCGGATCGCCTTCGGCGAGGGGCTGCTAACGGTGGAGGGCGAGGAGTGGGCCCAGCAGCGGGACGTCCTCCAGCCGCTGTTCACCAGGGACAGCGTGCTGGGCTACGCCGACGGGATGGTCGAGCAGGTCCGCCGCCGGATCGACCGCTGGAACGACGGCGATCGGCTCGAACTCCAGGCGGAGTTCACCGACCTGGCGCTCGACGTCCTGTTCGCGACGGTGCTGGGCCGGGAACTCGCCCTCGATGGCGACCGGGAGCTACGGGAGAGCGCCGAACACCTCCACGGCTGGTTCAAGCCGACCTCCTACTTCCTCCCGGAGTGGGTACCGACGCCGGCCCGACGCCGGTTCCGGGCGGCCAAGGAGCGAATCCGGACGGAGGCCGACCGGTTGCTCGACGAGGCGGCCGAGGGGGCGCCGACGGATCCGAGCGAGGCCGAGGACCTGCTCTCGCTGCTCGTGGGGTTGCGCGAGTCCGGGATGGCGGACTCGGCGATGCTCACGGACGAGCGCCTGCGCGACCAGATGGTGACCTTTCTCTTCGCCGGGCACGACACCTCGACGACGACGCTGACCTTCGCCTGCTGGGCGCTCGCGAACAACCCCGAACTCCGCGAGCGATTCCACGCGGAGGTCGACGAACTGGACGGGCCGCCGACGCTCGCGGACGTCGACGACCTCGAGGTGACCGAACGGCTCGTCACCGAGACGCTGCGGCTCTATCCGCCGGTACACTCGCTGCCCCGCGAGCCGACGACCGACGTGGTCTTCGACGGCTACCGCATCCCGGCGAACGAACAGCTCCTGGTCGCGATCCGGCACATCCACCGCGACTCGCGCTTCTTCGACGACCCGAAAGAGTTCCGCCCCTCGCGGTGGGACGGCGACCTCCAGTCCGAGTTGCACGACTTCGCCTACGCGCCCTTCGGCGGCGGCCCGCGGATCTGCATCGGCCGGCAGTTCGCGCTCCTGGAGGCTCAGCTGGCGCTCGCGACCATCGGCCGGCAGTACGACCTCCACTGGCTCGGCGAGAACGACGCCGACGGCGAGCCGCCCGTCTCCGCGGAGATGACCCTCCGGATGGAGCCGGGCCAGGAGTTCCTCGTCACGGAGCGCTGAGTACCGCCGCGACGGTCGCCGGAGCGCTATCGCTTCTCGAACCGGTGCAAGACGACCTCGCTGTCGTCGTCCCACTCGAAGTGGTCGTGGACGCGGTCGAGCATCTCGCGGTACTGTTCCAGGTCGCGGGCGCCTTCGGCCCGGGCGTCCTCGTCGGTCAGGTCGCCGAGGGTGCGGTCCTCGACGGCGACGACCTCGAACGTGGCGTCGTCGACGACAAGGGTGTCGCCCTCGTCGGCGTACCGGTGGCCGCGGTGGATCTGGGTGACCTCGCCCGCCTTGGCCTGGTCGCGCATCCGTTCGCTCGGCAGCAGGGTGTCGGGATCGAGTTCGGACACGATCGACGATTGGGGCCGGCGACCCAAAACGGTTCAGCCCCTCAGTCGACCAGGCCGTAGCCACGCCGGAACAGCTCGACGTCCAGCGCGAGCACGGCCACCGTCAGCCCGGAGAGGACCGCAAGCGAGAGATCCGGCGGGAGTTCGGCGGCCCCGAAGAAGCCGTAGCGGACGCCGTTGACCATGTACACCATCGGGTTGAGCAGCGAGACGGTGTAGGCGAAGCCCTCCAGCGCGTCCAGCGAGTAGAAGACGCCGCCGAAGAAGACCAGCGGGCGGAGGATGAACTGGTTGAGGACCGTGAGGTAATCGAAGTCCCGCGCCCAGAGACCGCCGACGACGCCGAAGCCGGCGAACAGGAGGCAGATCACGAGCATGAAGGCCACGAGGTAGAGCGGCCGGGCGATCGGCACGCTCGTGAACAGCAGGCCGATCAGGCCGATGATGACCCCGACCACCAGCCCCCGGAGCGCCGAGGAGAGGATGTAGGCCCCGACCATCGACCGGTAGGACAGCGGCGACGTCAGGACTTCGTGGATGTACTCGTTCCACCGGCCGTGGAAGATGGAGAACGAAGCGTTCTCGAAGGCGTTCGAGATGGCCCCCAGGACGATCAGGCCGGGGAGGATGAAGGCGATGTACTCGATCTCGCGACCGCCGAGGGCAAAGGAGTCGATCCGGCCGCCGAGGATGACGCCGAACACCGAGAAGTAGAGCACGTTCGTGATCGCCGGCGGGAGGAACGTGTTCCGCGGCCGGCGGATGAAGCGCAGCACCTCGCGGTGGAACAGCGTCCGAAATCCGGTGGGAAGGAGGCGTTCGAGAAGCGTGCCGCCGGCGTCGGCGTCGCCCCCGGTCCCGTTGCTCGCGGTCCCGTTGCCCGCGTGCCCGCCGTCGGGTTCGAGGCCGCCGCTCATGCTTCCACCGCGCTATCCGTCCGGGTCACGTCGACGAACACCTCTTCGAGCGACGCGCGCTCGATGTCGACCTCGGTGACGGCGTACCCGTCGGCCTCCAGCCGCCGGAGCACCTCCGGGACCACCGCGCTCCCGCGGGCGGCCGTGACGACCAGTTGCCCGTCCTCGATCCGGGCGTCGCGGACGTCCGGCACGCCGAGGTCGGGGACCGTCGCCGGCGTCGAGCGGAGGCCGATCCGGATGCGGTCGGTCCCCCGGTCCATGAGTTCGCCGGGCGTGGCCTCTTCGACTTTCCGGCCCTGGTCCATGATCGCCACCCGATCGCAGAGGCGTTCGGCCTCCTCGATGTAGTGGGTCGTCAGTAGGATGGTCGTCCCCGCGTCGTTCATGCGGTTGATGACCTCCCAGAGGTCACGGCGCAACTGGACGTCGACCCCCGCCGTGGGTTCGTCGAGGATGAGCAGATCGGGATCGGAGACGAGCGCGCGTGCGAGCATGAAGCGGCGCTTCATCCCGCCGGAGAGCCAGTCGAAGCGCGTGTCGCGCTTGTCGTAGATGCCGACCGTCTTGAGCGCGTCGTCGGCTCTGCGGCCGGCCTCCTCGGTGGGAATGCCGTGGTAGCCGGCCTTGTGTTCGAGGACTTCCCGGATGGGGAAGAACCGGTCCACGTTGTACTCCTGGGGCGCCAGGCCGATGGCGTCGCGGGCCAGGCGGTACTCGGCGTCGACGTCGTGGCCGAACACCGCCGCCTCGCCGTCGGTCCGGTTCGCGAGGCCGACGAGGATGTTGATGAACGTCGTCTTTCCGGCACCGTTCGGGCCGAGGAGGCCGAAGAACTCCCCGGACTCCACCGAGAGGTCGAGGCCGTCTAGCGCCCGGACGTCGTCGTACTCCTTCACGAGGTTCCGGGCTCGTATAGCCAGGGTCATACCGACGAGAGCGGTCCTGTGCGTGTAAGCCCCACGTTCTCGGGTCGTCGCGGCGGCGGCGGAGTTCGGGCCGACGACCGGCAAGTAAGACGCAGCGAAGCATATCTGTACGGCCGGAACATTGATAAGACTCGGTAGATATTGGATGACCAAGAGACCGAACCGAGTCAGCACCGGCCGCGCGGCCGGCCGTCGCGCTGCTGACCGCCAGGGGGGAACGGCACCACGCGGCCAGTGCGCGTAGCGTACCGGTCGGCGCGACGACTCGACGGCTGACGACGACCAGGGGACGGTCGGGGGGCTCGTGACGGTCCGGACGGTTGAACAATGTACGACACCAAGCGACTAGCCAGCGGCGTTGGCGTGTTGCTCACGTTGTGGGCGTTCGTCGGGCTGTTGCTACTGACGACTGGGGTGGGCGTCTCCGTGCCGCTGAGCAGTACCGGGGGGTTCAACGTCTCCGCGGACTACATGACGGCCTCCGAGGCGACGGTCGTCCCGGCACAGACGAAGATCGTCACGCCATCGGTGCTGTTCGAGGTCGAGCGCAGCTACATCCGCGAGTTGAACCTGCAGAAGAATCTCAACGTCAGCGACGTGCCGGGACTGACGGGACGGTTACAGATACAGATCCGGAGCGAGGAGGCGACCGCCCGGGGCGTCGCGTTCAAGACCGACAGGATCACCGCCCAGACGGCGACCTGGCGCGGGTTCGTCCTCGACGAACGGAAGGCCGACAAGGTCTTCGACCAGTTCTACGCCTACGCCGGTCCGAACCCGAACTCGGCACCGAACACCGACGACCCGCTGGCGATCGAGGGCAGCGACGCCGGCGCGATCAGGCCGAGCGACGGCCGGCCGGCCTTCGAGCTACAGGGAGCGACCATTACCACCTCCACGCTGTCGGCCGATCAACTCCAGCTCTCGGATCTGTCCCTGCGGGTGCGATACGACTTCGACAACGACGGTGAGTTCGAATATGGCGCGTGAGGACACCACCGACGGCCCGAGGACAGACGCGACAGCGAGTGAGCGGCCGGCGGACGGCCCCGGCCACCTCCGGGCCCGGTTCGACCGCTGGGCGACCGGGCGCCCGACGCTCGGCGCGGGCCTGCTCGCCATCGGGAGCGCCGTGCTCGCCTGGCGGGCGCTCACCCTGCTGTGGCTGGTCCCGACCGGCCGCCTGACCGTGTTCGGCTTCGCCGGCGGCGTCGCCCCGCTCGCGAGCGTCGTGCTGGGGCTGTTCGTGCTCGGGCGGCCCGAGAAGGCCCGCCTCGCGGGTGGCGTCGGCCTCGGACTGGTCGGCTTCACCTTCACGGGCCTCCTGCTCTCGGGGCTGCCCTTCGCGTACCCGAAACTGGCCTTCACGGGCTTCCTGATGGGCGGCGTCGGCGCGGTGCTCTGTCTCGCCTGGCACGGCGAGCCGACCGTCCGCGTCGAGCGCGGGCCGCTCTTCCGCGTCGGGCGGGCCGGGCTCGCCTGCGGACTCGTGCTGGTGCTCGCCTTCACCGCCGCGCCGGCGGTCTCGGGCGACACCTTCCCCGCCCAGATGGAGACCCAGGGCGGGTTCGTCGTCCACCAGGCCGGCCTGGACGCCGGGACCTACAGCTACCAGACCGACTGCGACACCGACCCCGGCTTCGCCATCGGCGGCGAGGACTGTCTCGACATCACGGTCGACAGCAAGAACCAGGGGAACATCGACCGGGCGGCCCGCCAGCAACTCGACAGCACGAGCGTCGCCGACGTCGAGATCGACCAGTTCCTCATCTACGAGAACTTCTACACGGAGCTTCGGGGCGGCCGGAACCTCTACTTCGAGCTGACGGCCTCGCAGGCGGTCGCGTCGAGCCGGACCGACGGCAACCGGGCCATCGACGTCTACGTCTCCGAGTTCCGCTCGGAGGATCTCACGGCCCGCCTCGACCTCATCGAGTTCCCCGGCACGCCCGGGATCCCGGCTGACCACATCCGGTACTGGACCTGTACGCCCCACAACGACTCGGGCTTCGGGACGATCAACGACATCCGCCTGGGGCTGGACACGAACCCGCGGCTGACTGACGGCCGCGACGTGTCGCTCCTGGCCCACCAGCTCGGGAGCTCCGAGACGGTGCTGACGGACTTCAAGCTGAAGATCGGCGCCGAGATCAATGGCGACGACGGCGTCCACGAGCCGATCCCGGCCGACGGCGGACCGACGGAGTCCCAGAACGAGCCCGGAAACTGCCTATGACGACCGACGGGTCGGACGTCACCGCCGGCACCGACGGCGTTTTGCCGACGGACGACCCAGAGCCCGAACACGTGGAGACGATCACCTTCGCCGAGTGGCGGCGCGCCCGTCCGTTCGCCGGCGGCCTCCTGCTCGTCGTCGGCGGCCTGCTGATCGCCTGGCCGTCGCTCGCGGTCGTGTTCAGCACGCAGCCGTTCGACGCCTACCCCACCGCGAGTCTGGGGACGATCGTCGGCGCGGCCATCGCCTTCGCCGGCGTGGCCGCGCTGGTCCGGCCCGAATACGCCCGCGTACTCGGCGTCGTCGGCCTCGTGCTCGCCTCGGTCTCCTTCGTCGTCGCCTTCGGCGGCTACCTGATCGGCATGGTGGTCGCGAGCGCCGGGGGCATCCTCGCCTTCGCCTGGACGCCCACCGAGGAGTACGAGCGGCTGATCCTGGGCGACGCTGACGGGACCGAACGCAAAGAGTGAAAAGAGTGAGACGCCGGCTCAGCGGCCGAGTTTCTCGCGACTGATCTTGACGCCCCGTGGCGTGATGATGATCTGGTCTTCGTCCTTCTGGACGATGTCGCCGCCGACGCCGCGGGCGACCTGCTGGAGTTCGTCGCTGATCTGCTCCATCGTGCGGTCCTGCGTGGTGTGGCGCGTGATGTCCGCGACGACGATGTCACCGGCGTAGACGGCGTCCTTGATGTCGATGACGTCCTGTTTCTCGCTGATCTTCGCGATGTGCATCTGCGTGTCGGCCTGTGCCTCCGGGGCCTGGACGCCGTCGAGTTCGACGTAGTCGTCGGTACGTCGCGTCGAGCCGGACTCGCCCAGGAGTTTGTTCATGAAGCCCATACCCCCGCGAAGGTCCGCTGAAAGTATAGGTTTTTCGTCAGACATACCTACGCGAGTTTGCATTTCCGGGGGCTGGGGCGTCAGACGCCGGGATTCGGGCGCCCAAGGCCGACGCACGTCAGACGGAAAATTCGTACAGGTCGTCCCCCACGTGGTGGACGCTGTCGACGACCTTGCCCTCCGCGCCGACCATGTCGTCGCCGTCGGTGCGCGCGCGGCCGATGGCCAGGATCTTCCCGTGGGTCTCCTCGGCGATGACGACCAGGTCGCCCGGCTCGATGCTGGAATCGGCCTCGACGATGCCCGGCCGCATCACGTCCGCGCCGTCGCTGACGAAGGAGATGGCGCCGCTGTCGACGGTGACGACGTTGCGTTCGGGCGGGTAGTCGTTCGCCCCCCGGACGGTGAGGAACGGCTCCTGGCCGCCGTCGTCGGTCTCGACGTAGACGACCGCCGGGTCGTCGTCGACCAGCACGAGGTCGTAGCTGGTCCCGTCGAGTTCGACCTTCTCGTAGGTGTCGGCGTCGAGCGAGACGCCCAGTTGCGCCGAAAGCGTCGACTCCAGGTCGTCGACGGCGTCGGCGCGGAGATGGTGCCGTGATTTCACCTGCATACCCTGATGCTCGCCGGCTCGCTGCATAAATCGCCCGCTCTCCCCCGTCGGTTATCAGGTGTGATAGCTGGTCACAAAGCCTTTTATTTGTAATCGAACTATCTGAAACTGGATGACGTGTCCGCTATCGTGGGTTCCGGAGGGGCGGAGAGGCGGCCAGTGGCGCTTCGGGCCGGCCGATAGACGGCGCGTCGCCGAGGTGAGTCAGATATGAGCGTCGTCGACAGACCGGCGGAGGCAGAATCGGGCCAGTTCGATCAGCTCCCCGAGTTCGAACTGGAGTGCATGTACGACGACTGGGACGAGCCGACGGAGGTGACCGTCTTCTCGACCGCCGAGGAGGACAGCCTCTACACGGCCTGGCTCACCGTCGACCGGAACCACGCGGTGTCGCTCGCCGAGCTGCGGTGACCGACCGGTTGCGGGTCGGTCCCGCGTGCGACAACAGCTAAGTATTCGCCAGCCGAAGGCCCGTCCATGTGGGGTTCCCGGCGAAACCGGGACGGCGCGCAGGTCACCTGCATCGCCTGTGGCGACTCTGTCGCCCGGAGTGACGCCAGGGAGTACGACAAACACGGCGACCGGTGGAACCGGGAGGACAAGGAATTCGAGTTCCTCTGTAAACGCTGTTATCGCGACCTCTGTCATCAGCCTCGCGCGGGCCTCGAAGCGCTGCTCGTCGAGAGCCGGGCCGGGCACCGCGACCGCGACGCCTTCGTCGCGGCGCTCTGTGACCGACTGGCCGAGCGCGAGGACTCCCCGGAGTCGTAGCCCGTCGACACGCCTAACTACGGGGTCCACCTACCGGCCTGCATGAGCGACCAGGCAGAGGCCGGGACCGCGGAAGGCCAGGGCCCCGTCGAGATCGACGAGGAACTGTCCCGCCACCTCGCCAACAAGCGCGACGACCTGTTCGAGAAGTTCGACATCCGCGACGACTTCCCGCCCGAAGTTCGCCAGGAAGCCGCCGAACTGACCGACGACGTCCAGAGCGAAGTCGACGACGTGCTCGACGAGCGCCGCGACCTCCGGGAGATGCCGACCTGGACCACCGACCCCGTCGACGCCCAGGACTTCGACGACGCCATCTCGATCGAACAGCGCGACGACGAGGTCGTCCTCTGGGTCCACATCGCCGACGTCACCCACTACGTCAACCCCGAGACCGAGATGTGGTCGGAGGCGCTCAAGCGGGCCAACACCGTCTACCTGCCCGCCTACACCGTCCACATGCTCCCGCCCGTGCTGGCCGAGACCGTCTGCTCGCTGGTCCCCCACGAGGACCGCCTCGCCCACACCGTCGAGATGCACCTCGACCCGGAGACGCTCTCCTACGAGACCATCGAGATCTACAAGTCCGTCATCCGCAGCGACGCCCGGCTGACCTACGCCCAGGCCGAGCGCCTGCTGGACGACCCCGAGAGCGCCGACGACCTGCTCGAGGACCCCGACGTGGATCTGGCCGCCAAGTGTGAACAGGTGTGGGAACTGGCCGACCGCCTCCACGAACAGCGCAAGGAGGACGGCTCCCTCGTCCTCAACCCCCGCCGGGACCGGGCCCACACCATCATCGAGGAGTGCATGCTCAAGGCCAACAAGGCCGTCACCCACACCCTCCAGTGGGACCGGGGCCTCGAAGCGATGTACAGAGTCCACCCCCAGCCCACGCCCGACCAGTGGAACGAGGCCCTGCAGGAGATCCAGGATCTGGACGGCGTCTCCGTCTCCGCCAGCTACGAGGACCCCCGCAAGGCCGTCAACGAGACCCTCGAGGAGGCGCCCGACCGCCAGCTCAACCAGATCCAGCGCGCCGTGATGAAGGTGATGCCGCGCGCGAAGTACATGAGCGACCCCTTCGGCGGCCACCACGCCCTGAACTTCGAGATCTACGGCCACTTCACCAGCCCGATCCGCCGGCTCTCGGACCTCGTGAACCACTGGATCGTCTACACCGACGAGGTGCCCGCCGACCTCGGGGACCTCTGTTCGCACGCCTCCGACAAGCAGAAAGACGGCGAGCAGTGCGAACGGGAGTACCGCCAGTTCCTCGAAGAGGTCGGGCTGGACCCGGCCGCGGTCAACAACCGCGGGATCGAAGTCGTGGACGACGAAGACGAGTAGATTCGAGTTCCGGTCGGCTGCCGGACCGGATTCAGTCCTCGGCGCGCTCGTCCGCGACGAGCAGGACCCGTTCTTCCGGCAGGTTCACCTGCGCCCTGTAGGCCACTTCGCCGTCGCCGGTCCTGATCTCGACGTAGACGGTGTCCTCGACGACCTGCTGGTCGCCGGGACGGATCGTGACCGCGTCCCCGTGGCGCTCGATGGTCACGTCCTCGTCGAAGTCGATCCGAGTCGTTCCATCGCTCCGGTCGGTCGCCTCCATGGCATCGTCGGACGCGTTCAGCGAGACGTGACCCATCCCCTCGGCCGGGATCCCGACGATGGGCTCGACGGCGAATTCAGCGCCGTCCAGCTCGGCGAGGTGCGCCTGGATCGTCTCGTTGGCCCGGGCGATTTCGAGAGCGCGGTCGCGCTGGCGATCGGTCAGTGGGTCGCCGGCGCGGGCCTCGGTCTCGACGCTGAGCCGACCGTCGCGCTCTGCGATCTCGATCCGTTCGAGCGCCGCCGTGTTCTCGACCAGCGTGGTCGATCGGTCGCCGGTCGAAAGCGTGACCGCCGCCCCCGACACGCTGAACTCGGCGCCCGCGTCGCCCGTCGCGAGCGGGGCTCCCAGCCCCAGCGCGGTCCCGGCCCAGGCTGTGCCGAGGCCGATCGCGGCCAGCGCGACCAGTGCGGCCGCCCGCGTCCCGATGCTGTTGTTCACGGGTGTCGTGTTGGGTGAAAGACCGGATCAGCCTTTCGTTGAAACGCGTTCGAAACGCGTTTCATCGGCGTTTCAGCCCCGTTTCGCGGCCGATTCGTGGAATCGAATCGACGGTACTTTGGGACTGTCGCCGGACGGACGGATATGGACTCGCGGGCCCTCCACGCCACGCGGCTGTTCGCGGCCGTCGTCTTCCTCGGCTCGACGGTGGTCCTCGCCGTGCAGCTGATCAACCCGTCGCCGGTCGTGGTGACGGTGGGCGAGAACGGGACCGAAGTCGCCGAACTCGGGGGCTACTTCCGCTACCCCGAGGTGGCCGTCGTCGCCGTCGCGGCCTGTGCCCTCGGCGCCAGCGGCACCTTCCTCCTGCTCGGCGACCGATCGACGGACGCGGCGGCCGACGCGCGACTCGACGACGTCGATACCACCCCTCCGGACCGGACGCCCGTCCCCGACGGCAGTTCCGACCTCGAACCGAGCGGCGAACTCCTCGAAGCCAGACGGCGGGAGTGGGAGGAGACCGCCGACCGGCTGGCGAACAACGAGCGCGAGATCTACGAGACGCTGCTGGACGCCGACGGCGTCCTCCCGCAGAGCGACGTCGTCGACCGGACCGACCTCTCGAAGGCGACCGTCAGCCGCGAACTCGACAGCCTGGAGACGAAGAACCTGGTCGAGCGCAAGCGCCGCGGGATGGGCAACGTCGTCCTGCTGTGCTGAACGGGCGCGGAACCCGTTCGAGAGCGTTCCACAACGCGTTTTCAACGGGTGGCTATGTGGGTTTTCACACAACCCGGTATCGGGTGCCGCGGGGCGCCGACCCGACGAGCGACGGTCGCTCCCGGGAACGGCTGGCCCCGACGCCCTCCAGACGAGACCACGAATGCGACGAAAGCTATTCGCGCTCGCAGTAACGGCGATGCTGGCCGTCGGAACGGCCGGCGTCGTCGCCGCGAACGTTGCGAGCACAGGCCCCGACGAAGCGACCGA
Above is a genomic segment from Halorientalis sp. LT38 containing:
- a CDS encoding helix-turn-helix transcriptional regulator, with the translated sequence MDSRALHATRLFAAVVFLGSTVVLAVQLINPSPVVVTVGENGTEVAELGGYFRYPEVAVVAVAACALGASGTFLLLGDRSTDAAADARLDDVDTTPPDRTPVPDGSSDLEPSGELLEARRREWEETADRLANNEREIYETLLDADGVLPQSDVVDRTDLSKATVSRELDSLETKNLVERKRRGMGNVVLLC
- a CDS encoding ABC transporter ATP-binding protein; amino-acid sequence: MTLAIRARNLVKEYDDVRALDGLDLSVESGEFFGLLGPNGAGKTTFINILVGLANRTDGEAAVFGHDVDAEYRLARDAIGLAPQEYNVDRFFPIREVLEHKAGYHGIPTEEAGRRADDALKTVGIYDKRDTRFDWLSGGMKRRFMLARALVSDPDLLILDEPTAGVDVQLRRDLWEVINRMNDAGTTILLTTHYIEEAERLCDRVAIMDQGRKVEEATPGELMDRGTDRIRIGLRSTPATVPDLGVPDVRDARIEDGQLVVTAARGSAVVPEVLRRLEADGYAVTEVDIERASLEEVFVDVTRTDSAVEA
- a CDS encoding ABC transporter permease, with product MSGGLEPDGGHAGNGTASNGTGGDADAGGTLLERLLPTGFRTLFHREVLRFIRRPRNTFLPPAITNVLYFSVFGVILGGRIDSFALGGREIEYIAFILPGLIVLGAISNAFENASFSIFHGRWNEYIHEVLTSPLSYRSMVGAYILSSALRGLVVGVIIGLIGLLFTSVPIARPLYLVAFMLVICLLFAGFGVVGGLWARDFDYLTVLNQFILRPLVFFGGVFYSLDALEGFAYTVSLLNPMVYMVNGVRYGFFGAAELPPDLSLAVLSGLTVAVLALDVELFRRGYGLVD
- a CDS encoding ribonuclease R family protein gives rise to the protein MSDQAEAGTAEGQGPVEIDEELSRHLANKRDDLFEKFDIRDDFPPEVRQEAAELTDDVQSEVDDVLDERRDLREMPTWTTDPVDAQDFDDAISIEQRDDEVVLWVHIADVTHYVNPETEMWSEALKRANTVYLPAYTVHMLPPVLAETVCSLVPHEDRLAHTVEMHLDPETLSYETIEIYKSVIRSDARLTYAQAERLLDDPESADDLLEDPDVDLAAKCEQVWELADRLHEQRKEDGSLVLNPRRDRAHTIIEECMLKANKAVTHTLQWDRGLEAMYRVHPQPTPDQWNEALQEIQDLDGVSVSASYEDPRKAVNETLEEAPDRQLNQIQRAVMKVMPRAKYMSDPFGGHHALNFEIYGHFTSPIRRLSDLVNHWIVYTDEVPADLGDLCSHASDKQKDGEQCEREYRQFLEEVGLDPAAVNNRGIEVVDDEDE
- a CDS encoding DUF7562 family protein — translated: MWGSRRNRDGAQVTCIACGDSVARSDAREYDKHGDRWNREDKEFEFLCKRCYRDLCHQPRAGLEALLVESRAGHRDRDAFVAALCDRLAEREDSPES
- a CDS encoding DUF7511 domain-containing protein, with the translated sequence MSVVDRPAEAESGQFDQLPEFELECMYDDWDEPTEVTVFSTAEEDSLYTAWLTVDRNHAVSLAELR
- a CDS encoding RNA-binding protein; amino-acid sequence: MQVKSRHHLRADAVDDLESTLSAQLGVSLDADTYEKVELDGTSYDLVLVDDDPAVVYVETDDGGQEPFLTVRGANDYPPERNVVTVDSGAISFVSDGADVMRPGIVEADSSIEPGDLVVIAEETHGKILAIGRARTDGDDMVGAEGKVVDSVHHVGDDLYEFSV
- a CDS encoding cytochrome P450, with amino-acid sequence MATDSPQEAQSAEGDATTAEDATEAPIAPYPPNCGPPTLHIVHQMRDPLAFAERALATRDVVRLHQFGQGDIYGVGHPEHAKRVLLTDREKFRKSADFRIAFGEGLLTVEGEEWAQQRDVLQPLFTRDSVLGYADGMVEQVRRRIDRWNDGDRLELQAEFTDLALDVLFATVLGRELALDGDRELRESAEHLHGWFKPTSYFLPEWVPTPARRRFRAAKERIRTEADRLLDEAAEGAPTDPSEAEDLLSLLVGLRESGMADSAMLTDERLRDQMVTFLFAGHDTSTTTLTFACWALANNPELRERFHAEVDELDGPPTLADVDDLEVTERLVTETLRLYPPVHSLPREPTTDVVFDGYRIPANEQLLVAIRHIHRDSRFFDDPKEFRPSRWDGDLQSELHDFAYAPFGGGPRICIGRQFALLEAQLALATIGRQYDLHWLGENDADGEPPVSAEMTLRMEPGQEFLVTER
- the sepF gene encoding cell division protein SepF; the encoded protein is MGFMNKLLGESGSTRRTDDYVELDGVQAPEAQADTQMHIAKISEKQDVIDIKDAVYAGDIVVADITRHTTQDRTMEQISDELQQVARGVGGDIVQKDEDQIIITPRGVKISREKLGR
- a CDS encoding DUF6114 domain-containing protein; the protein is MTTDGSDVTAGTDGVLPTDDPEPEHVETITFAEWRRARPFAGGLLLVVGGLLIAWPSLAVVFSTQPFDAYPTASLGTIVGAAIAFAGVAALVRPEYARVLGVVGLVLASVSFVVAFGGYLIGMVVASAGGILAFAWTPTEEYERLILGDADGTERKE
- a CDS encoding ASCH domain-containing protein, yielding MSELDPDTLLPSERMRDQAKAGEVTQIHRGHRYADEGDTLVVDDATFEVVAVEDRTLGDLTDEDARAEGARDLEQYREMLDRVHDHFEWDDDSEVVLHRFEKR